CCGTGGGGCGGACCCGGGCCGCGTCCAGGATCCGGGACAGGCGTACGCCCTCGAAGGGGGTGTCGGGGACGCGCCAGCCCGTGACGCACTGGACGTCGCGGACGATGCGGGTCTGGGGCAGGGCCTTGAGGTCGTCCAGGGTGTAGGTCGTGGGGCGCTCGACCAGGCCGTCCACGGTGAGCCGGTAGTTGGCCGCGTTCTTGCGGGGGACGGACGAGGCGACCGAGTAGTAGCGGAAGCCGCCGCCGTTGGGGAGCAGGCCCGTCAGGCCGGTGGGGTCCTTGTCGGCCGCGCCGCCGAGGAAGCGCTCCAGGCCGCGTTGCAGCGGAGGCGCGGCGACCACGCCCGCGGCGCCCAGGGCGAGGGTGCCGAGGAAGACGCGGCGGCCGATCGGGGTGCCCCGTTCTTCGGGGTGCTCGTCGTTCACACCCCTGGGTACGTCCTGGTTCACGTACTCATTCGAACACCCGCGGCCCCCGTAGGACAGGGATCGCGGGTGCTCGTCAGACTTCCGTCACCACTTCTTGCGCCGGCCGCGTCAGGAGGAGGCCGCCTTGTCGAGCTGGAACGCCTCGTTGCCGAGGCCGATCCGGGCGTGCTTCTCGGGGGCGCGGGCCCGCAGCACCAGGCCGAGCACCACACCGGCGAGCGCGGCGAGGCCGATGATGCCGGGCAGCACCCAGCTCAGTGAGGAGCCGGGCCCGGCGCCGACCAGCACCTCGAAGTCCTTCACCGTGTAGCCGGCGATCACCAGCAGGGCGATGCCCGCCAGGGCGGACGTGACCAGCCGCCAGGCCTGGGCGCCGGCGGCGCCGCGGCGGACGAAGAACACGACGACGGACAGGGAGGCCGCCGCCATCAGCACGATCACGCCGAGGGCGCCGATGTTGCCGAACCAGGTGAACAGGTGCAGGACGGGCGCGGTGGGGTCGCCGGCCGGTTTGTCGTCGGCGAGGGCGAAGGCGGCCACGACCACCACGGCCACGACGGTCTGGAGCAGCGAGCCGGTGCCCGGGGCGCCGCTGCTGCCGCTGGTGCGGCCGAAGGCGGCCGGCAGCAGACCCTCGCGGCCCATGGCGAAGGCGTAGCGGGCGACGACGTTGTGGAAGCTGAGCAGCGCGGCGAACATGCCGGTGACGAACAGGACGTGCAGGACGTCCGTGAAGGTGCCGCCCAGGCGGGACTCGGTGAGGAAGAACAGCAGCCCGGCGCTCTGCTTCTGTGACGTGCCGACGATGCCGGAGGGGCCGGTGGCGACGGTGAGGGCCCAGGAGCTCAGCGCGAAGAAGACGGCGACCCCGCCGACCGCGAGGAACATCACCCGCGGCACCAGCACGTGCGGCCGGCTGGTCTCCTCGGCGTAGACGGGCGCCTGTTCGAAGCCGAGGAAGGCGGCGATGCAGAAGCACAGCGCGGTGCCGACGCCCGCGCCGGTGAGCGTGTCGGGGTTGAAGGCGTGCAGCGACAGGCCTTCCTTGCCGGGGTCGGCGAGGGCGGCGACGTCGAAGATCACGACGAGGAGCACCTCGATGACCAGCAGTACGCCGAGCACGCGGGCGTTGACGTCGATCTTCAGCCAGCCGAGCAGCCCGACGGCGAGCGCGGCCACGAGGGCCGGTATCCACCAGGCGATCTCCACGTCGGCGTAGGTGGCGAAGAGTCCGGAGACCTCGAAGCCGAAGATGCCGTAGATGCCGACCTGGAGCGCGTTGTAGGCGACGAGGGCGACCAGGGCGGCGCCGGCTCCGGCGGTGCCCCCGAGGCCGCGGGAGATGTACGCGTAGAAGGCGCCCGCGTTGTGGACGTGGCGGCTCATCTCGGCGTAGCCCACGCTGAACAGGATCAGGACGACGCCGAGGAGGACGAAGAGCAGCGGCTGGCCGACGATGCCCATCACCGCGAATGTGGTGGGCATGACACCCGCGACGACCATGAGCGGCGCGGTCGCGGCGAGGACGGAGAGCAGCAGACCCCCGGTGCCGAGCCGGTCGGCGCGCAGGGCGCGCTCCTGCCCCTTGAACGTACTGATGCCGCCGGAGGCGGGTGGGCTCGTTCTCGAACTGTCCGTGGTCATCGGGGGTGCGTCCTCACTCTTCGGGTCGGGGGTCAGGCCGTGCCGAGCGCGCCGGCGCGAGCGGCGGCGAAAGCGGTGTGCGGGTCGCGGTCCGGGTACGACCAGGGCGCCGGGGTGGCGTGGTGGCCGATCCGGTGGAACAGGGCGGCGGCCTCGGCGCCCCGCCCCTCGCAGAACTTGGCGTGGGCGAGGAAGTTCAGATCGATCAGCCGCCGCGGGTGCCCCTCCAGCTCCCATTCCAGCCACCAGTCGAAGGCGGCCTTCATGACCTGCCGGGCGCGGCGGCCCGTCCAGTGGCCGGAGGCGGCCGGGTCGGCGGGTTCGTGCCCGGCGGCGGCCAGCGCGCGGTACCGCTCGGCGTGCGCGATGACCGGCAGGATCGCGAGCGGCGAGTCGGCGGGGGCCTGCTCGGCGGCCCAGTTGGCGAAGTCGTAGACCTCGTGCAGCGGGTCCGGACCGGCCTCGGTGCGGCGGGCCGCGAGCCGGGCGACCATCAGGTGGTGGGCGTGGTGGTGGTCGGCGTAGCGGGCGCGGACCGCCTCGAATCCGCGGACCACGTCCTGGTCGGCGCCGACCGCGCAGTCCAGCATGAGCAGGCCGAGCCAGGGGGTGGGATCGGCGGGGGTCCGGGTCACGGCGGCCTGGCAGGCCTCGCGGGCCCGGACCGGCTTGGCCTTGCCGCGCAGGGCGCGCCGGACCTCGGCGAGGGCCAGCAGCACGGAGGCGTCGGCGGACTCGGGTTCGGCGAGCAGCCACTCCCGGGCCCACGCGGCGCAGTAGGTCTCGCGGGCGAGGACGGTGACGCGGTGGCCGCGCCGGTCCCAGTCGTCCCCGGTGTGGACCAGGAGGGACCGGGCGTTCTGCCAGCGGCCCTGCGCCAGTGCGGTGCGGGCGGCCACGAGTTCGGCGTCGTCGAGGGCCTCGTCGAAGGCCTGCGCCGCACGTCTGCGGCCACGGCCGAGGGGAGGCGGGGGTGGGGACACCGCGAACTTCCTCACGCGCTCTTCTTGTGTTCCGGCTCACGGCGACAGGGGGAGCGCGGATGTGCGCACTGCCATGAACTGATCACACACAGCCAACCCCCAGCCAACGGTCGTCGTCAAGGGCGGCCAGGGCGTTACACGCGTCAATCGTCGCTACTTGTGAGGGAATTGTGATTCAGGAGACACGAGAGACAGGTGCGGCGGGCATACGATTTTTCCGTTTCGTCCTTTGTGATGCACCTCATAGCGCGGGCTGCCACCGCCCCCGACGATGGCATGACGTACGGGCCTGCCGGCGAAACCGGCCGGTACAGTCGGCCCCTACGCAACCGTGAACCCGACCTGACGATCGAGGTACACCGCGTGTCGGTTCTAGTTCTGGCGCTCGCCCTGGGTGCCGCCTGCTGTCTGGGCTTCGGCTTCGTGCTCCAGCAGAACGCGGCCCAGCGGGCCCCGCTGAGCGACTTCCTCTCCTTCCGGCTGCTGCTCGACCTCGTGAAGGTGCCGCGCTGGCTCGGCGGCATCGCGCTGATGGTGGCCGGCATGGGGCTGGGCGCAGCCGCGCTGGGGCAGGGCGAGCTGTCGCTGGTGGAGCCCCTGCTGGCGACGAACCTGCTCTTCGCGCTCGCACTCTCCCGCAAGCAGACCCGGCAGCCGCTCGGCCGCCAGGGCTGGGCGGGCCTGCTCCTGCTGGCCGGCGGTGTGACCGCGTTCATCGTGGCCGGTCAGCCGGAGGGCGGCGCCGCGACGGCCGATCCGGTGCGGCAGTGGCTCATCATCGGCGCCATGATCGGGCTCGCCCTGATCCTCACGACCCACGGCAAGCGGTCCCGGCTGAGCTCCGGCCCGGTCCTGCTGGCCCTGGCCGCCGGGCTGCTCTACGGCGTGCAGGACGCCCTGACCAGGGTCAGCGGGCAGAAGGCCGCCGACGGCGGCTTCGCCGAGCTGCTCACCGGCTGGGAGCCGTACGCGGTGCTGGCGCTCGGCGTCACGGGGCTGGTCCTGGTGCAGAGCGCGTTCGAGACCGCGTCGCTGCGCAAGTCGCTGCCCGCGCTGACCGCGGCCCAGCCGCTCGCCGGGATCGTCTGCGGCGTCGGTTTCCTGGGCGACCGGCTGCGCACCGACGCGGTGGCCCTGAGCTGGGAGGCCGGTGGTCTGCTGGCCGTGGTCGCCGGGATCGTCCTGCTGGGTCTGCATCCGGCGATGCCGCAGGGGGCACCGGAGCGGGCCCGGGTGGCCGCGCCCGCCGTCAGCCCGGCCTCGCCCTGACGGGCTCCACGCCGCCCGGGCGCGTCGCCCGGGGCGGGTGTCCTGCTTGGATGAGGACATGAGCGCTGCTGACGAGATCCTCGACGTCGTCGACGAGAACGACCGGGTCGTCGGGCAGTGCCCGCGCGGCGAGGTCTACGCCCGGGGGCTGCGCCATCGCTGTGTCTTCATCCAGGCCCGGGACGCCGAGGACCGGATCTTCGTGCACCGGCGCACCCCCACCAAGCTGGTCTTCCCCTCCCTCCACGACATGTTCGTCGGCGGAGTCGTCGGCGCCGGGGAGTCCTACGACACGGCGGCCCTGCGCGAGGCCGAGGAGGAGCTGGGCGTCAGCGGCCTCCCGCAGCCGCGGCACCTCTTCACCTTCCTCTACGACGACGGCTCCGGCCGGTCCTGGTGGTCTGCCGTCTACGACGTCCGCTGCGAGCTCCCGGTGCGGCCGCAGGCCGAGGAGGTGGCCTGGCACGATTTCCTGTCCGAGGCTGAGGTCGAGCGGCGCCTGACCGACTGGGAGTGGGTGCCGGACGGGCTGGCGGCGTACGAGCGGCTCAAGGCGTTCCGGTCGGCCGGCTGACGCGGAAGCGGACCGGGTGCCCGGGTAGGGTCGCGCAGGTGATCGAGTTCGTACGGAACGTCCGGTTGTGGTTCGCGCCCGAGGAGGTCCGGGAGGACGGCGAGACGCCCGACTACCGGTTCTCGCTGGCCAACGAGCGCACCTTCCTGGCCTGGCTGCGCACCGCGCTCGCGCTGATCGGGGGCGGCTTCGCGGTGGACCAGTTCCTGCCGGACCTGCGCTGGGCCTGGCGGGTGGGGCTGGCGCTCGCGCTGCTGGCCGCGGGCGTGCTGTGCTCCCTGCGGGCGGTCAACCACTGGGTGCGCTGCGAACGGGCCATGCGGCGGGGCGAGGACCTGCCGGTGTCCCGTTTCCCCGCGCTGCTGAGCCTGGTGGTCGCGGTCGTGGCGGTCGCCATGGTCGTGGTGGTGCTCGTGGGGTGGGAGGGGTGAGCGCCCGGCCGCGGGACCCCGCTCGCGATCCCGGACCGTGGCTCCTGCGGACCCCGCGCACGACGCCTGCGGACACAGGCGTCGCCGTACTCGCGGGGAGCGAGCGGTGAGCGGCCCGGCGCACCGGGCGCCGGACCCCGACCGCGATCCCGGACTGCAGCCCGAGCGCACCCGGCTCGCGTGGCGGCGTACGACGCTGTCGGGCACGGTCGTCGCCGTGCTCGCGGTGAAGACGGTGCTGCACGGTGGGGCGTCGGCGGCCGGGGTCGTGGCGTGCGCGCTGTGCTGCGGGCTCTGGCTGGGCTTCCTGCGCGTCGCCCACCGGCGCATCCACACCCTCTCGACCTCCCCGAGCCCCGCCGCGTTCGCGCCCCGGCACGCGGCGGCCGCGGTGCTGTGCACGGTGGCGATGGCGGTGTGCGGGGCCGCCCTCGTGCTCTAGGCCCGCTCAGGCGTCCTCGCCCTCGCTGTCCCGGTCCACCGTCACCACGATCTTGCCGCGGGTGCGGCCCCGCTGGTTCAGCCGGTGCGCGTCCGCCGCCCGCTCCAGGGGGAACGTCTGGTCGACATGCACGCTCACCACGCCCTGCTCCGCCAGGTCGGCCAGGTGCTGGAGGTCCTGCGCGTCCGGGCGGACGAAGTAGTAGCGGCCGCCGTATTTCACGACGTCGAGGTCGGTGATCGACGCCAGGCGGCCCTCGGGGGCCAGCAGGTTCGCCGACACCTTCAGCGCCTCCCCGCCCACCGTGTCGAACACCGCGTCCACCCCCTCCGGGGCCAGCCCGCGCACCCGCTCGCCGAGGCCCTCGCCGTACGCCACCGGCTCCCCGCCGAGGCCCCGCACGAAGTCGTGGTTGGGCTCGCTCGCCGTACCGATCACCCGGGCACCGAGGTGGACGCCGAGCTGCACGGCGATCGAGCCGACACCCCCGGCCGCGGCGTGCACCAGGACGGTCTCGCCCCGCTTCACCTGGAGCACCTTGTTCAGCATCTGGTAGGCGGTGAGCCCGACCAGCGGCAGCCCGGCCGCCTCCTCGAAGGAGAGGTTGCGCGGCTTGCGGGCGAGGGTGCGCAGCGGCGCGGCCACGTACTCGGCGAAGGTGCCGCGGGAGAGGAAGTCCTCGCGCACGTACCCGATGACCTCGTCCCCGGCAGAGAATTCCGAGACGGCCGCGCCGGGCCGTACGACGACGCCCGAGACGTCCCAGCCGGGCACCACGGGGAAGACGGCGGCGAGGATCGGGTCGAGGTATCCCTCGCGGGCCTTCCAGTCGACGGGGTTCACGGCCGCCGCCCGCACCTTCACCAGCACCGAGTCCGGGCCGACCTTCGGATCGCGCACCTCCCCATACACCAGCACCTCGGGTCCGCCGTACCGTGAGTAGCTGATCGCCTTCATGGATCTGACCTTCCGGGCTCGTCGGGCGCCACGCAAGCCGGATGGCCTGAACGAACCGGCCGAAACCTCCCCGGTCGCCCCCCGTGACGAGGCGTCGGCCTATCGTGGCTCCGATCACGTTTCGCCCCCGCTCTGGACGACATACCGACCGGTCGGCATCATGAGTCGGGAACTGTCCGTCCCGCCCGTAGGAGCGACGCATGAGCCCCGACCACCCGCCCGGACTCGATCTCGACCGGTTGCGCGGCCTGCTCGACCGCGAGCGGCCCGGCCTGGTGACCGGCCCGCTGTCCGGCCGGCTGATCGAGGGCGGACGGTCGAACCTCACCTACGCGGTCTCCGACGGCACCTCCCGGTGGGTCGTCAGACGACCCCCGCTCGGCCATGTCCTGGCCACCGCGCACGACATGAAGCGCGAGCACCGGGTGATCAGCGCGCTGCACCCGACCGCCGTGCCGGTGCCGGAGCCGGTGCTGCTGTGCGAGGACGAGGAGGTGCTGGGATCGCCGTTCTACGTCATGGAGTTCGTCGAGGGCACCCCCTACCGCACCGCCGACCAGCTCCTCCCGCTCGGTGCGGAGCGGACCCGGGGCGCGGTGCTGAACCTGGTCGACACGCTGGTGGAGCTGCACGCGGTCGACCCGGGCGAGGTGGGCCTCGCCGACTTCGGACGGCCCGAGGGCTTCCTGGACCGGCAGCTGCGACGCTGGGGCAAGCAGCTGGACGCCTCGCGCAACCGCGACCTGGACGGCATCGACGAGCTGCACGCCGCCCTCGGGCGCGAGCTGCCCGACTCCCCCGCCCCGGCCGTCGTGCACGGCGACTACCGGCTCGACAACGTGCTGATCGGCCAGGACGACCAGATCAGGGCGATCCTCGACTGGGAGATGTCCACGCTCGGCGACCCGCTCACCGACCTCGGCCTGCTGGTCATGTACAGCATGCCGCTCGGCATGCCCGAGTCCCCCGTCTCCACGACCGCCGAGGCCCCCGGGCATCCGGCGCCGTCGGAACTCATCGAGCGGTACGCCGCGCGCTCCGGGCGCGACGTCTCCGCGGTCTCCTGGTACACGGCGTTCGCCTGGTTCAAGCTCGCCGTGATCCTCGAGGGCATCCACTACCGCTACACGCTGGGCCAGACGGTCGGACGCGGCTTCGACCGCATCGGCGACCTCGTCCCCGTCTTCGTCCGGCACGGACTGACCACGCTCCACGAAGGCCTCCAGGAGGGCTGATCCACATGGACTTCGCTTTCGACGCGCGCACCGAAGAGCTGCGCGCCAAGCTCCTCGCCTTCATGGACGAGTACGTCTATCCCGCCGAGGCGGTCGCTCACGAGCAGCGCGAGCGGCTGGCCTCGCCGTGGGAGAACCCGCCGGTGGTGGAGGAGCTCAAGGCCGAGGCCCGCAGGCAGGGCCTGTGGAACCTCTTCCTGCCGGACTCCGAGTACGGGGCCGGGCTGACGAACCTCCAGTACGCGCCGCTCGCCGAGATCATGGGCCGCTCCCCGCAGCTGGCGCCGACCGTGACGAACTGCGCGGCGCCCGACACCGGGAACATGGAGGTGCTCACCCAGTTCGGCGACGAGCAGCAGCGCAAGCAGTGGCTGGAGCCCCTGCTGGCCGGCGAGATCCGCTCGGCGTTCGCGATGACCGAGCCGGACGTGGCCTCCTCCGACGCCACCAACATCACCACCCACATCGAGCGGGACGGCGACGAGTACGTCATCACCGGCCGCAAGTGGTACATCTCCGGGGCGATGCACCCCGACTGCAAGATCTTCATCGTGATGGGCAAGACCGACCCGGACGGAGAGGACATCCGCCGCCAGCAGTCGATGGTGCTGGTGCCGCGCGACACCCCGGGCGTCACCATCAAGCGGGCCATGCAGGTGTTCGGCTACGAGGACCACTACCACGGTGGTCACGCCGAGGTGATCTTCGACCACGCGCGCGTGCCGGTGTCGAACCTGATCGGCGAGGAGGGCGGCGGTTTCGCCATCGCGCAGGCGCGGCTCGGGCCGGGGCGGATCCACCACTGCATGCGGCTGATCGGCATGGCGGAGCGGGCCATCGAGCTGATGTGCCGGCGCGCGGTCTCCCGGACCGCGTTCGGGAAGGCGCTGGCTCAGCAGGGCGTGGTCCACAACTGGATCGCGGACGCGCGGGTGACGGTGGAGCAGCTGCGGCTGCTGGTGCTGAAGACCGCGTGGCTGATGGACACGGTGGGCAATCGCGGTGCGCACACCGAGATCCAGTCCATCAAGATCGCCACGCCTCGGGCGGTGGTGGACATCCTCGACCGGGCGATCCAGCTGCACGGTGCCGGCGGGGTGAGCCAGGACCTTCCGCTGGCGGAGCTGTACGCGGGAGCGCGGACGCTGATGATCGCGGACGGACCGGACGAGGTGCACCAGCGGTCGCTGGCACGGCGGGAGCTGAAGCGGTACGTGTGACGCTCCGCGGGTGGCCGGGGCGGTGGGGGGCCCTCCCCGGCGTCCCGGCGTCGGGCATCCCGGCGTCCGGCGTCGGGCCTCCGGGCGTCACGCCGTCCTGGCGTCCCGCCGTCCCCGCGTCCCGGCGTCGGGCCTCCCGGCGCCCCGCCGTCCCGGCATCCCGCCGTCCCGGCACCCCGGCGCCCCCGGTCCCCGCGTCCCGGCGTCGGGCGTCCCGGCGTCGGGCCTCCGGGCTCCCCGCCGCCCTGGCGTCCCGCCGTCCCCGCGTCCCCGCGTCGGGCCCCCCGGCGCCCCGCAGTCCCGGCATCCCGCCGCCCCGGCACCCCGCCGCCCCGCCGCCCCACCGCCCCGGCCGCAGCCCCTCGCGTCGGCCGGCGGATGCGGTCGCCCGGGTGGGGACGGGATGTGGGACTTCGCATGGTCTCGTGGCCGGCCGGGCGGGTAGGGACCCTGTTTCGGGGGGCGAATGCGGCGCGGATGCGGCCCTGTGCGGATCCGGTGGTTGCACCACGGACCCGGACTGCGGGACTGTGCATCGAGCACAGTCCGGTCTTCGCAGAGTGAGGTGTGGGTCACGCGTAGGGGCCCCGTACATGACTTCTTCCCCGGCCAGGCCCCGCACAGGCGCGGTGAGCACGGTGAGCGTCGCCTCCGCCCCCTGCCCCGTGGTGGTCCTGGACACGGACGGGCGCATCGCGGAGCTCAACGACGTGGCCGGCACTCTGCTGCCCACGGCGCGCGTGGGGCGGCCGCTGTCCTCCCCCCGCTGGCTGGCCGCCGCTGACCGGACCCGGCCCGCGCCCGTCAGCGGGACGGTGGGCGACCGGTCGTTCTCGGCGCATCCCTCCGTCGCGGCGGGCGGCCGCACGGTCTGGTGGCTGATGGAGGAGACCGCCTACCGCTCCGCCATGGGAGAGCTCGAGGCCGAGCGCGGGCGCACCCGGTTCCTGACCGAGGCCTCCAGTGCTCTGCTGGCCTCGCTGAACCTGGACCGGTGCATGGAGGTCACCGCGCGCCTGGCCACCGAGCATCTGGCCGATGCCGCGCTGGTCATCGCCCCCACCGCCGCCAGAACACTGCCGGTGGTCGCCTGCGACCACCGCGGCGAACTCACCCGCAGCACCGTGTCCGAGGCGCCGGACTCAGTGCCGGGTCTCGCCGAAGCGCTGCGGGGCTTCCCGCCGGTGCCCTCACGGTGGGTAGACCCCGCGTCGGCTCCGGACTGGCTGATCCCGGCAGACTTCGGCGAGGTCGGCTCGCTGGTGATCACACCGCTGCCGGGCCACGGCGTACCGGCCGGGGCGCTGATCCTGCTGCGCCGGGCCCAGCAGGACGCGTTCAGCGAGGCCGAGGAGTCGCTGGCTGGGCTGTTCGCCGCCCGGGCCGGCGCGGCGATGTCGGCCGCCCGCCTCTACGCGGAACAGAACTCGATCTCCGACACCCTCATGCGGGAGCTCCTGCCGCCCACCCTGCGGCAGACGGAGGGCGTGGAGTTCGCCGGCGGCTACCGGGCCAGCAAGGACACGGAGCGTGTCGGCGGCGACTTCTACGACGTCCACCCGCCCGGCGAGGACTCCCCCGAGACCCTCGTCGTGCTCGGGGACGTGGCCGGCAAGGGACTGGAGGCCGCGGTCCTCACGGGCAGGATCCGCAACACGCTGCACGCGCTGCTGCCCATGGCCGGCGACCACGCCAGGATGCTGCGTCTGGTGAACAACGCGATGCGCACCAGCCACCACACCCGCTTCGCCACCCTCGTGCTGGCCTCGGTCCGCCGGGAGGAGCACGAGGTGGTGCTGAGGCTCACGTCGGCGGGGCACCCGGCGCCGCTGATCATCCGACGGGACGGCACCGTGGAGGAGGCCGACACCGGCGGCACCCTGATCGGCGTCCTGCCGGCCATCACCTCCCGCACCGCTCAGGTCCGGCTGGCGCCGGGGGAAACCTGCCTGCTGTTCACCGACGGCGTCACCGAGGCCAGGGGCGGCCCGCTGGGCGACACCATGTTCGGCGACCAGCGCCTCAAGCGCGCGGCGGCCGAGTGCGCCGGCATGCCGGCCGAGGCGGTCGTGGAGCGCGTGCAGATGGTCACCTCGCAATGGATCGGCGACGGACGCCACGACGACATCGCCGTCCTGGCCATCACCGCACCGCGCGGTGCTCACCTCGGTGCGGTGGACGGGGCGAACCGGGGCAGGTACACGGCATGACCGCACCCATCACCGGCATCGACGACGGACCGGGCCGCCACGGCGTCGGCGCCCGCCTCTCCGCGCCCCACGACGAGGCCGCCTCCGGCCCGTGGGCGGACAAGCTGTGGGCCGCCGTCCGCACGGGAGACGAGTACACGGCCGTCTACGTCGCCACCGACGCCCTGGCCGCGGGTCTCGATCCCGAGTCGGTGCTGCTGGACGTCATCGGCGCCGTGCAGCACAGGGTCGGCCTCGAATGGGCGGCCAACCGCATGAGCGTGGCCGACGAGCACGCCGCCACCGCCATCAACGACCGGGTCATCGCCGTACTGCCGGCCCGCCGCCCGGCGAACGGCCGGGGCCGGATCACGGTCGCCTGCGTGGACCAGGAGTGGCACGCCCTGCCCGCGCGCCTGGTGGCCGAGACGCTGCGGCTGCGCGGCTGGCGGGTGGACTACCTGGGCGCGCAGGTTCCCACCGCCCATCTGATCAGCCACATCCACCGCACCGGGCCGGACGCGGTGTGCCTGTCCAGTTCGCTGCCCGTCCGGCTGCCTCTCGCGCACAGCGCGATCACCGCCGTCCAGGCCGCCGGCACCCCGGTCATGGCCGGTGGTCTCGCCTTCGGCCCCGACGGCCGCTACGCCCGCCTGCTGGGCGCCGACGCCTGGGCACCGGACGCCCGTGCGGCGGCGGACCGGCTCGCGGCCGGTCCCCTGACCCGGCCGGTGCCCGCGCACCAGGCGGTCGACGACCTGCCGCACCTGGCCGACCAGGAGTACACACTGGTCGCCAGGTCCTCCACGCGGCTGGTGCGTGACACCTTCCAGCGTCTGGAGCAGCACATCCCCGCGCTGCGGGACTACAGCGACGAGCAGCGTGAGCGCACCGCCGAGGACATCGCGCACATCGTCAGCTTCCTGACGGCCGCCCTGTACGTCGACTCCGACGAGGTCTTCACCGGCTTCCTCGCCTGGACCGCCGAGGTGCTCACCGCCCGACGCGTCCCGGCGCGCTCGCTGCCCCCGTGCCTGGACCTGCTGGAGGAGCAGCTGCACGACTTCCCCCGCGCCCGCCGGCTCCTCGACGCCGGACGCACCGCGCTCGCCTCCCGCCCCTGACCCCGAGACGCTGGACGAACTCCGTGACCACCTCCTTCGGCACCGGCCCGCACCCCGTGCGCCTGGCCCTCACCGGCGACCTGGACTACGACACCTGCGGGGAACTGCTGCTGAGGGTGCGGGCCGCCCTCGACGGGCGCCGGGAGGTCACGGACCTGCATCTGGACTGCCGGGAGCTGGGACTGGTCGACTCCATGGGGCTGTCGACCCTGCTCGAGATCCACCGCCGCGCCGGCCGGGACGGCATCGCCTTCCACCTGGAGGGCGTCGGCCCGGCGCTGCGGCGCCTGCTCGAACTCACCGGCACCTACGAGTACCTGACGAGCCCCCAGCGGTCGGGGCCGCGCCCCGAGAGCGGCCGGGGCCGCACCTGAAGCGGGCCGGACGACCGCTACGGGCGCAGGGCTCTCAGCAGCAGGTCGGCCAGGTGGTCGGCGACCTGCTGGGGCGTGAGGGGCCCGTCGGGGCGGTACCAGGTCGACAGGTGGTGGACCGAGCCGAAGTGGTAGTCGACCACGAGGTCCGCCGGGGTCGCCTTGGAGAAGACGCCCGACTCCTGGCCCTCCTCCACGAGCGCGCGGAAGCGTTCGTGGTACCGGCGGCGCTCGGCGCGGACCTGCTTGTCCTTCTCGGGGCTGAGGTGGTGCATGGAGCGCCAGAAGATCATCGCGTCGTCGAGGTTGTCGATGGTCGTCACCACGACGTCCGCGGCGGCGGCCCGCAGCCGCTTCTCCACCGGCTCGTCGGCCCCGGCCACGGCGTCCAGCCGCTCCTGCTGGATGCGTAGCACGCGCGCGTACACCTCGTGCAGCAGGTCGTCCTTGGAGCCGAAGTAGTGGTAGAGCGCCCCCTTGGTGACGCCGGCCGCTTCGACGATCTCCTGCACCGAGGTGCGGTCGTAGCCCTGCTCGGCGAAGAGCCGGGTGGCGGCGGCCAGGAGCCGCTGGGGCACGGGCGTGCCGTCCGAGTCCGTGGTCCTGGGCACTGCCGCCACCTGC
The Streptomyces tuirus genome window above contains:
- a CDS encoding acyl-CoA dehydrogenase, with translation MDFAFDARTEELRAKLLAFMDEYVYPAEAVAHEQRERLASPWENPPVVEELKAEARRQGLWNLFLPDSEYGAGLTNLQYAPLAEIMGRSPQLAPTVTNCAAPDTGNMEVLTQFGDEQQRKQWLEPLLAGEIRSAFAMTEPDVASSDATNITTHIERDGDEYVITGRKWYISGAMHPDCKIFIVMGKTDPDGEDIRRQQSMVLVPRDTPGVTIKRAMQVFGYEDHYHGGHAEVIFDHARVPVSNLIGEEGGGFAIAQARLGPGRIHHCMRLIGMAERAIELMCRRAVSRTAFGKALAQQGVVHNWIADARVTVEQLRLLVLKTAWLMDTVGNRGAHTEIQSIKIATPRAVVDILDRAIQLHGAGGVSQDLPLAELYAGARTLMIADGPDEVHQRSLARRELKRYV
- a CDS encoding STAS domain-containing protein, producing MTTSFGTGPHPVRLALTGDLDYDTCGELLLRVRAALDGRREVTDLHLDCRELGLVDSMGLSTLLEIHRRAGRDGIAFHLEGVGPALRRLLELTGTYEYLTSPQRSGPRPESGRGRT
- a CDS encoding TetR/AcrR family transcriptional regulator, with product MPRTTDSDGTPVPQRLLAAATRLFAEQGYDRTSVQEIVEAAGVTKGALYHYFGSKDDLLHEVYARVLRIQQERLDAVAGADEPVEKRLRAAAADVVVTTIDNLDDAMIFWRSMHHLSPEKDKQVRAERRRYHERFRALVEEGQESGVFSKATPADLVVDYHFGSVHHLSTWYRPDGPLTPQQVADHLADLLLRALRP
- a CDS encoding cobalamin B12-binding domain-containing protein, which encodes MTAPITGIDDGPGRHGVGARLSAPHDEAASGPWADKLWAAVRTGDEYTAVYVATDALAAGLDPESVLLDVIGAVQHRVGLEWAANRMSVADEHAATAINDRVIAVLPARRPANGRGRITVACVDQEWHALPARLVAETLRLRGWRVDYLGAQVPTAHLISHIHRTGPDAVCLSSSLPVRLPLAHSAITAVQAAGTPVMAGGLAFGPDGRYARLLGADAWAPDARAAADRLAAGPLTRPVPAHQAVDDLPHLADQEYTLVARSSTRLVRDTFQRLEQHIPALRDYSDEQRERTAEDIAHIVSFLTAALYVDSDEVFTGFLAWTAEVLTARRVPARSLPPCLDLLEEQLHDFPRARRLLDAGRTALASRP
- a CDS encoding PP2C family protein-serine/threonine phosphatase encodes the protein MTSSPARPRTGAVSTVSVASAPCPVVVLDTDGRIAELNDVAGTLLPTARVGRPLSSPRWLAAADRTRPAPVSGTVGDRSFSAHPSVAAGGRTVWWLMEETAYRSAMGELEAERGRTRFLTEASSALLASLNLDRCMEVTARLATEHLADAALVIAPTAARTLPVVACDHRGELTRSTVSEAPDSVPGLAEALRGFPPVPSRWVDPASAPDWLIPADFGEVGSLVITPLPGHGVPAGALILLRRAQQDAFSEAEESLAGLFAARAGAAMSAARLYAEQNSISDTLMRELLPPTLRQTEGVEFAGGYRASKDTERVGGDFYDVHPPGEDSPETLVVLGDVAGKGLEAAVLTGRIRNTLHALLPMAGDHARMLRLVNNAMRTSHHTRFATLVLASVRREEHEVVLRLTSAGHPAPLIIRRDGTVEEADTGGTLIGVLPAITSRTAQVRLAPGETCLLFTDGVTEARGGPLGDTMFGDQRLKRAAAECAGMPAEAVVERVQMVTSQWIGDGRHDDIAVLAITAPRGAHLGAVDGANRGRYTA